From the Musa acuminata AAA Group cultivar baxijiao chromosome BXJ1-2, Cavendish_Baxijiao_AAA, whole genome shotgun sequence genome, one window contains:
- the LOC135603820 gene encoding uncharacterized protein At1g08160-like has translation MVRERPWPSRRSRPGILPCIVFTGFGIIVLVSLVVLIFWLVVRPKALEYTVDDARVYGFNLTASHALNATFDLTLRSYNRNHRVSVYYDFMEVTVWYDDQMVAFTEVAPFYQRRRNVTTLDVIAAATSTPLLGSVEKSLKHDRSAGKVGLEVRVRARIRLKVGVVKTKHYTLRVYCAPVLVSFSATPTFDRVYCDVDI, from the coding sequence ATGGTCCGCGAGCGCCCGTGGCCCAGCCGGCGTTCGCGCCCCGGCATCCTCCCGTGCATCGTTTTCACCGGCTTTGGCATCATCGTGCTCGTCAGCCTCGTCGTCCTCATCTTTTGGCTTGTCGTCCGCCCGAAGGCGCTCGAGTACACCGTCGACGACGCCCGCGTCTACGGCTTCAACCTCACGGCCAGCCACGCGCTCAACGCCACCTTCGACCTCACGCTCCGGTCCTACAACCGCAACCACCGGGTCTCAGTGTACTACGACTTCATGGAGGTCACGGTTTGGTACGACGACCAGATGGTGGCCTTCACGGAGGTTGCACCATTCTACCAGCGGCGGCGGAACGTGACGACGCTCGACGTGATCGCGGCGGCAACGTCGACGCCGCTGCTGGGATCGGTGGAGAAGAGCCTGAAGCACGACCGGTCGGCCGGGAAGGTGGGGTTGGAGGTGAGGGTAAGGGCGAGGATAAGGTTGAAGGTGGGGGTGGTAAAGACGAAGCACTACACGCTGAGGGTTTACTGCGCGCCTGTGCTCGTGAGCTTCTCCGCGACGCCCACGTTCGACAGGGTCTATTGTGACGTCGATATCTGA
- the LOC103975863 gene encoding uncharacterized protein LOC103975863 isoform X2: MASSASAERRKGWWWRRATECAARGSGTPCAPGPPTRRCGLCGAVAYCSTAHQISHWTYHKKECTRLEEQMRHVDILSDFPFTFFIEDINQESRCSFFTSKGLHQIGLWKSECSCGSLAVSMNELWLNDNWSLPSSLCPCAEPKSQLSSCLSCWEDYYQWRCLPLDSPVALLLHWPLTVYHCFQLLAAQGSISEVKDELNIHYLGPEKELLQLGVFGELLALFSGVQIHMDLVGPAVPQFRDGKTVSLCKYLPCAEQDCICKSSCADSGARRLNGKCVTVHIKLHKGFYHDIRRNILKDSYPHLIIAPNAGVAAYSSWSPTIELIKEMGIPAIFTDFCEEAANLAADCISTVTSLPLRLPIQINPFRQPMVVEDSALYVPCYSNCFLFGM, encoded by the exons ATGGCGAGCAGCGCATCGGCGGAGCGCAGAAAAGGATGGTGGTGGCGGAGGGCGACGGAATGCGCCGCGCGAGGAAGTGGAACACCTTGTGCCCCTGGCCCTCCCACCCGCCGCTGTGGGCTCTGCGGCGCTGTCGCTTACTGCTCCACCGCCCACCAG ATTTCACATTGGACATATCATAAAAAGGAATGTACAAGGCTTGAAGAACAGATGAGGCATGTGGATATATTAAGTGATTTCCCCTTTACATTCTTTATTGAAGACATAAACCAG GAGAGTAGATGTTCTTTTTTTACTTCAAAGGGTCTCCACCAGATAGGACTATGGAAATCTGAGTGCAGCTGTGGATCATTAGCTGTTTCGATGAATGAGTTGTG GTTAAATGATAATTGGAGTCTGCCAAGTTCCCTATGCCCATGTGCTG AACCAAAAAGTCAACTGTCAAGTTGTTTGAGCTGCTGGGAAGATTATTACCAGTGGAGATGTCTGCCACTCGATTCGCCAGTCGCATTATTACTTCACTGG CCACTAACTGTGTATCACTGCTTTCAACTTTTGGCTGCCCAAGGCTCAATTTCAGAAGTTAAGGACGAATTAAATATACACTATTTAG GACCTGAGAAAGAGCTTTTGCAACTTGGGGTCTTTGGAGAGTTGCTGGCACTTTTTTCTGGAGTTCAAATACATATGGACCTTGTTGGTCCAGCAGTTCCACAATTTAG GGATGGGAAAACAGTAAGCCTCTGCAAGTACCTTCCTTGCGCTGAGCAGGACTGTATATGTAAGTCTTCATGTGCAGATTCTGGTGCAAGGAGATTAAATGGAAAATGTGTTACAGTACATATAAAGCTTCACAAAGGTTTCTACCATGACATACGTAGGAACATATTAAAG GATTCATATCCTCACCTTATTATTGCTCCGAATGCTGGTGTTGCTGCTTATTCTAGTTGGTCACCCACTATT GAGCTAATTAAGGAAATGGGCATCCCAGCCATATTTACGGACTTCTGTGAGGAAGCTGCAAATCTAGCTGCCGATTGCATAAGCACTGTCACTAGCCTACCTCTCAGGCTGCCA ATTCAAATCAATCCATTTAGGCAGCCGATGGTGGTGGAAGATAGCGCGTTATACGTCCCATGCTACTCAAATTGCTTTCTCTTTGGGATGTGA
- the LOC103975863 gene encoding uncharacterized protein LOC103975863 isoform X1: protein MASSASAERRKGWWWRRATECAARGSGTPCAPGPPTRRCGLCGAVAYCSTAHQISHWTYHKKECTRLEEQMRHVDILSDFPFTFFIEDINQQESRCSFFTSKGLHQIGLWKSECSCGSLAVSMNELWLNDNWSLPSSLCPCAEPKSQLSSCLSCWEDYYQWRCLPLDSPVALLLHWPLTVYHCFQLLAAQGSISEVKDELNIHYLGPEKELLQLGVFGELLALFSGVQIHMDLVGPAVPQFRDGKTVSLCKYLPCAEQDCICKSSCADSGARRLNGKCVTVHIKLHKGFYHDIRRNILKDSYPHLIIAPNAGVAAYSSWSPTIELIKEMGIPAIFTDFCEEAANLAADCISTVTSLPLRLPIQINPFRQPMVVEDSALYVPCYSNCFLFGM, encoded by the exons ATGGCGAGCAGCGCATCGGCGGAGCGCAGAAAAGGATGGTGGTGGCGGAGGGCGACGGAATGCGCCGCGCGAGGAAGTGGAACACCTTGTGCCCCTGGCCCTCCCACCCGCCGCTGTGGGCTCTGCGGCGCTGTCGCTTACTGCTCCACCGCCCACCAG ATTTCACATTGGACATATCATAAAAAGGAATGTACAAGGCTTGAAGAACAGATGAGGCATGTGGATATATTAAGTGATTTCCCCTTTACATTCTTTATTGAAGACATAAACCAG CAGGAGAGTAGATGTTCTTTTTTTACTTCAAAGGGTCTCCACCAGATAGGACTATGGAAATCTGAGTGCAGCTGTGGATCATTAGCTGTTTCGATGAATGAGTTGTG GTTAAATGATAATTGGAGTCTGCCAAGTTCCCTATGCCCATGTGCTG AACCAAAAAGTCAACTGTCAAGTTGTTTGAGCTGCTGGGAAGATTATTACCAGTGGAGATGTCTGCCACTCGATTCGCCAGTCGCATTATTACTTCACTGG CCACTAACTGTGTATCACTGCTTTCAACTTTTGGCTGCCCAAGGCTCAATTTCAGAAGTTAAGGACGAATTAAATATACACTATTTAG GACCTGAGAAAGAGCTTTTGCAACTTGGGGTCTTTGGAGAGTTGCTGGCACTTTTTTCTGGAGTTCAAATACATATGGACCTTGTTGGTCCAGCAGTTCCACAATTTAG GGATGGGAAAACAGTAAGCCTCTGCAAGTACCTTCCTTGCGCTGAGCAGGACTGTATATGTAAGTCTTCATGTGCAGATTCTGGTGCAAGGAGATTAAATGGAAAATGTGTTACAGTACATATAAAGCTTCACAAAGGTTTCTACCATGACATACGTAGGAACATATTAAAG GATTCATATCCTCACCTTATTATTGCTCCGAATGCTGGTGTTGCTGCTTATTCTAGTTGGTCACCCACTATT GAGCTAATTAAGGAAATGGGCATCCCAGCCATATTTACGGACTTCTGTGAGGAAGCTGCAAATCTAGCTGCCGATTGCATAAGCACTGTCACTAGCCTACCTCTCAGGCTGCCA ATTCAAATCAATCCATTTAGGCAGCCGATGGTGGTGGAAGATAGCGCGTTATACGTCCCATGCTACTCAAATTGCTTTCTCTTTGGGATGTGA